One genomic window of Polyodon spathula isolate WHYD16114869_AA chromosome 8, ASM1765450v1, whole genome shotgun sequence includes the following:
- the LOC121320266 gene encoding muscarinic acetylcholine receptor M2-like: MENSTYSNASYGNVTDANLLESPYKTVEIVFIVLVAGSLSLVTVIGNILVMVSIKVSRNLQTINNYFLFSLACADLIIGICSMNLYTIYTVIGYWPLGPVVCDLWLALDYVVSNASVMNLLIISFDRYFCVTKPLSYPVKRTTKMAGMMIAAAWVLSFILWAPAILFWQFIVGGRTVPERECYIQFFSNAAVTFGTAIAAFYLPVMIMMVLYWQISRASKSRIKKDHRKPLANQETVSPSLVRGQITKPNNNNVSAEEAGTVLNQNQIQHLLNQDQGKLQNGKSPSSAGEGEEGEMENCGQTEEKDSSNDSTSVSAVASNLKEEEMVSASKETPAIPSQPQEKAEGSKLTCIEIITNSSKDATSNTTVGIVPGAENQNTVARQIIKMTKQPPKKKKAPPSREKKVTRTILAILLAFIVTWTPYNVMVLINTFCSSCIPNTVWTIGYWLCYINSTINPACYALCNATFKKTFKHLLLCQYKNIGAAR; the protein is encoded by the coding sequence ATGGAGAACTCAACATATTCCAATGCCTCCTATGGCAATGTGACAGACGCCAACCTCCTAGAGAGCCCCTACAAGACAGTGGAGATAGTTTTCATTGTCCTGGTAGCCGGGTCACTTAGTCTGGTCACTGTCATTGGCAACATCTTAGTGATGGTTTCCATCAAGGTCAGCAGGAACCTGCAGACTATCAACAACTATTTCCTGTTCAGTTTGGCATGTGCAGACCTTATCATTGGGATCTGCTCCATGAACCTGTACACAATCTACACTGTAATTGGCTACTGGCCACTGGGTCCTGTGGTCTGTGATCTGTGGCTGGCCCTGGACTATGTGGTCAGCAATGCATCAGTGATGAATCTGCTCATCATCAGTTTTGATCGCTACTTCTGTGTCACCAAGCCACTCAGCTACCCCGTGAAGAGGACCACCAAAATGGCAGGCATGATGATTGCTGCTGCCTGGGTCCTGTCTTTCATCCTCTGGGCCCCAGCCATCCTCTTCTGGCAGTTCATTGTTGGTGGACGAACTGTGCCTGAGAGAGAGTGCTACATCCAGTTTTTCTCCAATGCAGCAGTCACCTTTGGGACGGCCATTGCAGCTTTCTACCTGCCTGTCATGATCATGATGGTTCTCTACTGGCAGATCTCAAGGGCCAGCAAGAGCCGTATCAAGAAGGATCACAGGAAACCCTTGGCCAACCAGGAGACTGTCTCCCCTAGCCTGGTGCGAGGTCAAATCACCAAACCCAACAACAACAACGTAAGTGCAGAGGAAGCAGGCACGGTCTTAAATCAGAACCAGATCCAGCATCTCCTAAACCAGGACCAGGGCAAGCTGCAAAATGGCAAGTCTCCATCCTCTGCTGGGGAAGGTGAAGAAGGAGAGATGGAGAACTGTGGCCAAACAGAAGAGAAGGATAGCTCCAATGACTCCACTTCTGTTAGCGCTGTGGCTTCCAACCTGAAGGAAGAGGAGATGGTGAGTGCCAGCAAAGAAACACCAGCCATCCCCAGTCAACCTCAGGAAAAGGCTGAAGGCTCCAAACTCACTTGCATCGAAATCATCACAAATTCCTCCAAGGATGCCACCTCCAACACTACAGTTGGAATTGTCCCTGGCGCTGAGAATCAGAACACTGTAGCTCGTCAGATCATCAAGATGACTAAGCAGCCTCCCAAGAAAAAGAAGGCACCCCCATCTCGAGAAAAAAAGGTCACGAGGACCATCCTGGCCATCCTCTTGGCTTTTATTGTGACCTGGACGCCCTACAACGTCATGGTGCTCATCAATACCTTCTGCTCCAGCTGTATACCCAACACCGTTTGGACTATTGGCTACTGGCTGTGCTATATCAATAGCACCATAAACCCAGCCTGCTATGCGCTCTGCAATGCCACCTTTAAAAAGACTTTTAAGCACCTCCTCCTCTGCCAGTACAAGAATATTGGGGCTGCCAGATAG